In Columba livia isolate bColLiv1 breed racing homer chromosome 25, bColLiv1.pat.W.v2, whole genome shotgun sequence, the following proteins share a genomic window:
- the FHIP2B gene encoding FHF complex subunit HOOK-interacting protein 2B — translation MLSRLGALLQQAVETREPSVDLLEAFTEHWKGITGYYLEATDESVLARQTDIPWRLKQMLDILVHEEKQRPAGEAGPCLEYLLQHKVLETLSTLGKAEYPPGMRQQVLLFFTRVLGQVQHPLLHYLNVHRPVQKLLQLSSDRLGCGTEKEEVQFAAVLCAKIKQDPTLLAYILEGKSILNGRRAPELPASPVEECAEHPAGTTTGSPPAEPSPPRRDSNLVTSLLGLCKSQKSRVALKARENLLLLVGLAQEAAAARLVRSSALCPLLTEHLCDLYSAVPPGTDPADVLATGRASWRSQGDSAGDGVFPGKEGLDAFFGWLDYLDELVMGAHPVVADAIAEAVDEKFFQGVLQPRLLQMSELTVLSATAMLTGTVRQIRAPPLLHRLVLFLLGPDQHPETPGDTPHPLRTQLIDRCNHLSDEISLASLRLFEELLQKPHKHVAHNLALRNLETRSYLQRGPPAPEERGPPEADPDEDGLDLEEDPYFTDGFPDAGFGMMKKSPSGKGHVSEVVSSFLCLVPEEAKTSSCMEEGGYDTYVHDALGMVQACRASAAPWGWPLSPRPLDTCHPEVTFYEGHFLKVLFDRMTRILDQPYSLNLQVTSVLSRLAALPHPHLHEYLLDPYLNLAPGCRSLFSVLVRVMGDLMQRLQRVPQFRAKLLLVRRQLLGLVPGEQMDHTMLFKGVVVLEEFCKELAAIALVKGPPEGPP, via the exons ATGCTGAGCCGTCTGGGCGCTTTGCTGCAGCAGGCGGTGGAGACG CGGGAGCCCAGCGTGGACCTGCTGGAAGCTTTCACCGAGCACTGGAAGGGCATCACCGGCTACTACCTGGAGGCTACGG ACGAGAGCGTCCTCGCCAGACAGACGGACATCCCCTGGCGCCTCAAGCAGATGCTGGACATCCTGGTGCACGAGGAGAAGCAGCGCCCAGCCGGGGAGGCTGGTCCGTGCCTGGAGTACCTGCTGCAGCACAAGGTCCTGGAGACCCTCAGCACCCTGGGCAAGGCGGAG TACCCCCCTGGGATGAGGCAGCAGGTCCTCCTCTTCTTCACCCGGGTGCTGGGCCAGGTGCAGCACCCGCTCCTGCACTACCTCAACGTGCACCGCCCGGTGCAG AAGCTGCTCCAGCTCAGCAGCGACCGCCTGGGCTGTGGTACAGAGAAGGAGGAGGTGCAGTTCGCCGCCGTCCTCTGCGCCAAGATCAAGCAGGATCCCACCCTGCTGGCGTACATCCTGGAG gGCAAGAGCATCCTGAACGGGAGGAGAGCCCCGGAGCTGCCGGCCAGCCCTGTGGAAGAGTGTGCAGAGCATCCCGCGGGTACCACCACCGGGTCCCCCCCAGCCGAGCCCTCCCCGCCACGGAGGGACAGCAACCTCGTCACCtccctgctggggctgtgcaagaGCCAG AAGAGCAGGGTCGCGCTGAAGGCTCGGGAGAACCTGCTGTTGCTCGTGGGGCTCGCCCAGGAGGCGGCTGCTGCCCGCCTGGTGCGGAGCAGCGCCCTGTGCCCGCTGCTCACCGAGCACCTCTGCGACCTCTACAGCGCCGTGCCCCCCGGCACCGACCCCGCCGATGTCCTCGCCACAGGCAGGGCGAGCTGGAG GTCGCAGGGTGACAGCGCCGGCGATGGGGTTTTCCCAGGGAAGGAGGGCCTGGATGCTTTTTTCGGCTGGCTGGATTACCTCGATGAGCTGGTGATGGGTGCCCACCCG GTTGTGGCAGATGCCATCGCCGAGGCCGTGGATGAGAAGTTTTTCCAGGGCGTCCTGCAGCCGCGGCTCCTGCAGAT GTCCGAGCTCACCGTCCTCAGCGCCACGGCCATGCTGACGGGCACGGTGCGGCAGATCCGCGCCCCCCCGCTGCTTCATCGCCTCGTCCTCTTCCTCCTGGGGCCGGACCAGCACCCTGAAACCCCAGGCGACACCCCCCACCCTCTGCGCACCCAGCTCATCGACCGCTGCAACCACCTCTCCGACGAG ATCAGCCTGGCCAGCCTGCGGCTCTTCGAAGAGCTCCTGCAGAAGCCCCACAAGCACGTGGCGCACAACCTGGCGCTCAGGAACCTGGAGACAAGGAGCTACCTGCAGCGCGGCCCCCCCGCGCCCGAGGAGCGCGGACCCCCCGAGGCAGACCCCGATGAGGATGGACT GGACCTGGAAGAGGATCCGTATTTCACCGATGGGTTCCCAGATGCTGGATTTGGGATGATGAAGAAGTCCCCGTCGGGGAAGGGGCATGTGAGCGAGGTGGTCAGCAG ctTCCTCTGCCTGGTCCCCGAGGAGGCTAAGACGTCCTCGTGCATGGAGGAAGGTGGCTACGACACCTACGTGCACGACGCCCTGGGCATG GTCCAGGCATGCCGTGCCAGCGCGGCCCCATGGGGGTGGCCGCTGTCCCCCCGGCCCCTCGACACCTGCCACCCCGAGGTGACATTTTACGAGGGACACTTCCTCAAGGTGCTGTTTGACCGGATGACCCGGATCCTCGACCAG CCCTACAGCCTGAACCTGCAGGTGACATCGGTGCTGTCGCGCCTGGCCGCGCTGCCCCATCCCCACCTCCACGAGTATCTGCTGGACCCCTACCTCAACCTGGCCCCCGGCTGCCGCTCGCTCTTCTCCGTCCTTGTCAGG GTGATGGGGGACCTGATGCAGCGGCTGCAGCGGGTGCCCCAGTTCAGGGCGAAGCTGCTCCTGGTGCGCCggcagctcctggggctggtACCTGGGGAGCA GATGGACCACACGATGCTCTTCAAAGGGGTGGTGGTGCTGGAGGAGTTCTGCAAGGAGCTGGCTGCCATTGCCTTGGTCAAGGGACCGCCGGAGGGGCCCCCCTga